The following are encoded together in the Deinococcus sp. KNUC1210 genome:
- a CDS encoding TDT family transporter → MTTSHPSAHRPLNRLAAPSEAIRGFTPNWFTACMGTGIVSLMLPKLPLPGTAAIGEGLWIFNMVLFALFSLMSVARVVLYPTDSRATLHHPVQSMFLGAIPMGLATIINGFITFGVPHWGQDAAILARDLWAFDAVLSAFVGLFVPYLMFTRQDHALAKMTAVWLLPVVASEVAAASAGLIAPHLNVANAETLLYSGYVLFALSVPLALMIITLLLLRLAQHKLPGAELGVSMFLPLGPLGTGALALLQLGEAAPRVLQAQGLSELAPVAVGLGLVGGVMLWGFGAWWLALATLTTLRFLKQGLPFNLGWWGFTFPLGVYTAATFGLAALTHMAFFTDLGHVLVVALVALWLLVTARTAHGAWHGHLFQTPALSKETGLPRT, encoded by the coding sequence ATGACCACGTCCCACCCTTCCGCTCACCGCCCACTGAATCGGCTGGCAGCTCCCAGCGAGGCGATCCGGGGTTTCACGCCCAACTGGTTTACCGCCTGCATGGGCACCGGCATCGTCTCGCTGATGCTCCCCAAGCTGCCCTTGCCCGGCACGGCCGCCATCGGGGAAGGGCTGTGGATCTTCAACATGGTGCTGTTCGCGCTGTTCAGCCTGATGTCAGTGGCCCGCGTGGTGCTGTACCCGACAGACAGTCGCGCCACGCTGCACCACCCGGTCCAGAGCATGTTCCTGGGCGCCATCCCGATGGGCCTGGCGACCATCATCAACGGCTTCATCACCTTTGGCGTGCCGCACTGGGGCCAGGACGCGGCGATCTTGGCCCGCGACCTCTGGGCCTTCGACGCCGTCCTCTCGGCCTTCGTCGGGCTGTTTGTGCCGTACCTGATGTTCACCCGCCAGGACCACGCGCTCGCGAAGATGACGGCCGTCTGGCTGCTGCCAGTGGTGGCCTCGGAAGTGGCGGCCGCCAGCGCCGGGCTGATCGCGCCGCACCTGAACGTCGCCAACGCCGAGACGCTGCTCTACTCCGGCTACGTGCTGTTCGCGCTCTCAGTCCCACTGGCCCTGATGATCATCACCCTTCTGCTGCTGCGCCTGGCCCAGCACAAACTGCCAGGCGCTGAGCTGGGTGTGAGCATGTTCCTGCCACTGGGACCGCTGGGCACCGGCGCACTGGCTCTCCTGCAACTCGGTGAGGCGGCGCCCCGCGTGCTTCAGGCGCAGGGTCTGAGCGAACTCGCTCCGGTGGCGGTGGGCCTGGGGCTGGTCGGTGGCGTGATGCTCTGGGGCTTCGGCGCATGGTGGCTGGCGCTGGCGACCCTGACCACCCTCCGCTTCCTGAAGCAGGGCCTGCCCTTCAACCTCGGCTGGTGGGGCTTCACCTTCCCGTTGGGCGTATACACGGCCGCCACGTTCGGACTCGCCGCCCTGACGCACATGGCCTTCTTCACTGACCTGGGGCACGTGCTGGTGGTAGCGCTCGTCGCCCTCTGGCTGCTCGTCACCGCCCGCACTGCACACGGTGCCTGGCACGGCCACCTGTTCCAGACCCCGGCGCTCTCGAAGGAAACTGGCCTGCCCCGCACCTGA
- a CDS encoding LysR family transcriptional regulator: protein MAINPDHLLTFIRVARLGNLSAAAGELHLTQPAVSNQIKLLTQAVGEPLLTRHRYGVRLTPAGEGLLPYAMATSRALEGARQYAADLHGLNLGTLTIAASSTIAATILPGVLAAYHARFPNVVLHVQQGNTQDVMDLLLGQKCELALIEGPVSGLPLDLKQQVFRRDTLRLVVAPGHPFAARTSLSPDALQGVGVIWREPGSGTREVAKRALERAGIQTREVLTLTGTEAVKEAVISGLGAAFLSEASVRRDVDAGRLLCPALELPGLERDLSIVSAEEELLSRAVRVFFTFLV from the coding sequence ATGGCCATCAATCCCGACCACCTGCTGACGTTTATTCGTGTCGCCCGCCTGGGCAACCTAAGCGCCGCTGCTGGAGAACTCCACCTGACCCAGCCTGCCGTATCCAACCAGATCAAGCTGCTCACCCAGGCGGTCGGGGAGCCGCTGCTGACCCGGCACCGTTACGGTGTCCGGCTCACCCCCGCCGGAGAAGGGCTGCTCCCCTATGCCATGGCCACTTCACGGGCGCTGGAGGGAGCCCGGCAATACGCCGCCGATCTGCACGGGCTGAACCTCGGCACACTCACCATCGCGGCCAGCAGCACCATCGCGGCCACCATCCTGCCGGGCGTGCTGGCCGCCTACCATGCCCGCTTCCCGAACGTCGTCCTCCACGTCCAGCAGGGCAACACCCAGGACGTGATGGACCTGCTGCTGGGCCAGAAGTGCGAACTGGCCCTGATCGAAGGCCCGGTCAGTGGCCTGCCCCTCGACCTGAAGCAGCAGGTGTTCCGGCGCGACACGCTGCGGCTGGTGGTGGCCCCCGGCCACCCGTTCGCGGCCCGAACGTCGCTGAGTCCAGACGCCCTACAGGGTGTGGGGGTGATCTGGCGTGAGCCTGGGTCAGGGACGCGGGAAGTGGCCAAACGGGCGTTGGAACGGGCAGGCATTCAGACGCGCGAGGTATTGACCCTGACCGGGACGGAAGCGGTGAAGGAAGCCGTCATCTCAGGGCTGGGTGCGGCCTTTCTCTCGGAAGCGAGTGTGCGGCGCGACGTGGACGCCGGACGGCTGCTCTGCCCGGCACTGGAGCTGCCCGGACTCGAACGCGACTTGAGCATCGTGAGCGCCGAGGAGGAACTGCTGTCCCGGGCCGTCCGGGTCTTTTTCACGTTTCTGGTGTAG